TTTCCCGGCCCGACGCGCATCTGGATGTGGTACGGCCGGGCATCATGCTCTACGGCGTTGCGCCCGATCCGGCGCTGCGCGGCCGCGCCGATCTGAGGCCCGTGATGACGCTCGTCGCACGCGTGATCCGCGTTGCCGACGTTCCGCGCGGCGACGGCATCGGATACGGGCACACGTTCCGCACGTCGCGTCCGACACGCCTTGCGACGGTCCGCTTCGGATACGCCGACGGCTATCCGCGCTGCCTCGGCAATCTCGCCGTTGCGTCGGTTGCCGGCACGCGCGTTCCGCTCGTCGGCAGGATCTGCATGGATCACGCGATGTTCGACGTGACCGACGCGCCGCCGGTGTCCGTCGGCGACGAAGTTACGCTGTGGGGCGACGATCCGCGCGTCGAAGAGATCGCATCGCTCGCCGACACCATTGCCTATGAGCTGCTCGCGAGAGTGGGGCGCCGCGTGCGCCGGGAGACCAAATGAGCTCTGCTTCCACCGCTTCCACCGCAAAATGCGAAAGGGTCGAGGACATGCGCGAGACACAACCTGTAAAGACGGCGCTGCTCAGCGTCAGCGACAAGACCGGTCTCGTCGAGTTTGCCAAAGGGCTCTCGTCGCTTGGCGTCAAGATCCTGTCGACCGGCGGCACCGCCAAGGCACTGCGCGAAGCCGGCCTCGCGGTCGTCGACGTCAGCGAGCACACCGGCTCGCCGGAGATTCTCGACGGCCGCGTCAAGACGCTGCATCCGAAAGTCCACGGCGGAATTCTCGGACGGCGCGGCGAGCCGTCGCACGTACGCCAGATGGAAGAGCACGCAATCGAGCCGATCGACCTGGTCTGCGTGAACCTCTACCCGTTCGCCGACGTCACGGCGCGCGGCTGCAGCTACGAGGAAGCGGTCGAGAACATCGACATCGGCGGGCCGTCGATGGTGCGCTCGGCGGCCAAGAACCACGAGAGCGTCGTCGTCGTGACCGACCCGGCCGACTACGAGCTGGTGCTCGACGAGCTCCGCCGCACCGGCACGACGTCGATCGAGCGGCGCAAGCTGCTTGCACGCAAGGCGTATCGCGCGACCGCGGCCTACGACGGGATGATCGCCGACTGGTTCGGTCGCGATGCGCTCGCCGGCGCGGCAGGCGCCTCCGGAGAACAGGCCAAAGCCGCCGAGTTCGGCGAGACGATGCATCACCAGTGGCATCTGGTGCAGAACCTGCGCTACGGCGAGAATCCGCACCAGCGCGCGGCGTTCTACCGCGCGCCGCGCATTGACGGGCCGTCGATCGCGACGGCACGCGTGCTGCAGGGAAAAGAGCTCTCCTACAACAACATCGTCGATGCCGACGCGGCGCTACAGCTCGTCATGGAGTTCGACGAGCCGGTCTGCGTCGCGATCAAGCATACGAACCCGTGCGGGGTCGCGGTCGGAACGAACGCGCTCGACTGCTTCGTCAAGGCGCGCCGCTGCGATCCGGTCTCGATCTTCGGCGGAATCGTCGGGTTCAACCGCGAGGTCGACCTTGCTGCGGCCGAGGCGATGAAGGACGTGTTCCTGGAGATCGTGCTCGCGCCGTCGTTCACCAAAGAGGCGCTCGAGCTGTTCGGCAGCACCAAGAAGCTGCAGGCGGTGCGCGTGCTGGCGGTCGACGCGCGGCAGAAAGGCGGAGCCGACTCGCCCGACCTGAAGCGCGTGCTCGGCGGCCTTCTCGTACAGACGCGCGACCTCGAGCCGTCGGATGCGGCCGCGTGCAAGGTCGCGACGAGGCGCGCGCCGACCGACGCCGAGCTTCGCGCGCTCAACTTCGCGTGGAAGATCTGCAAGCACGCCAAGTCGAACACGATCGTGCTCGCGCACGAAGACCACGTGGTCGGCGTCGGCGCCGGCCAGATGAGCCGCGTCGATTCGGCGCGGCTGGCGGTCGCCCGCGCGAGAGAGCATGGCCTCGTGCTCGAAGGCTCGGTCTGCGCGTCGGATGCATTCTTTCCGTTTCGCGACGGTCTCGACGTGGTTGCGGCCGCCGGCGCAACGGCTGTCATCCAGCCGGGAGGAAGCCTTCGCGACGCCGAGGTGGTCGCTGCCGCCGACGAGCACGGGATGGCGATGGTCATGACAGGGGTCCGGCATTTCCGGCACTGACCGCACCGACTCCGGATCCGCCCGAAGCATCACAAGGAAAATGCGATGAAAGTCCTCGTCATCGGCAGTGGCGGACGCGAGCATGCGCTGGTCTGGAAGATCGCGAACGATCGGCGCCGGCCGCGCGTCTATGCGGCGCCCGGCTCGGCCGCGATTGCCGGCCTCGCCGAAATCGTCGCGATCGATCCGTCCGACCTCGAAGCGC
The sequence above is drawn from the Candidatus Limnocylindrales bacterium genome and encodes:
- the purH gene encoding bifunctional phosphoribosylaminoimidazolecarboxamide formyltransferase/IMP cyclohydrolase, with the protein product MRETQPVKTALLSVSDKTGLVEFAKGLSSLGVKILSTGGTAKALREAGLAVVDVSEHTGSPEILDGRVKTLHPKVHGGILGRRGEPSHVRQMEEHAIEPIDLVCVNLYPFADVTARGCSYEEAVENIDIGGPSMVRSAAKNHESVVVVTDPADYELVLDELRRTGTTSIERRKLLARKAYRATAAYDGMIADWFGRDALAGAAGASGEQAKAAEFGETMHHQWHLVQNLRYGENPHQRAAFYRAPRIDGPSIATARVLQGKELSYNNIVDADAALQLVMEFDEPVCVAIKHTNPCGVAVGTNALDCFVKARRCDPVSIFGGIVGFNREVDLAAAEAMKDVFLEIVLAPSFTKEALELFGSTKKLQAVRVLAVDARQKGGADSPDLKRVLGGLLVQTRDLEPSDAAACKVATRRAPTDAELRALNFAWKICKHAKSNTIVLAHEDHVVGVGAGQMSRVDSARLAVARAREHGLVLEGSVCASDAFFPFRDGLDVVAAAGATAVIQPGGSLRDAEVVAAADEHGMAMVMTGVRHFRH